The Azospirillum baldaniorum genome contains a region encoding:
- the fabD gene encoding ACP S-malonyltransferase: protein MTRAFVFPGQGSQAVGMGRELAEAFEVARLTFEEVDDALNQRLSRLMFEGPEADLTLTENAQPALMAVSVAVLRVLKDQGGLDLTRHAAFVAGHSLGEYSALCAAGAFTLADTARLLKLRGQAMQKAVPVGQGAMAALLGAELEQAQAIAADAAKTPAGQTEVCTVANDNSSGQVVISGHAEAIDRAIVIAAERGLKRTVRLPVSAPFHCPLMQPAADAMAEALANVTIGAPAVPVVANVTASAVSDPNEIRRLLVEQVTGMVRWRESVLYMKEQGIDTLVELGSGKVLSGLAKRIDKELAGTSVQGPADVESFLKTL from the coding sequence ATGACCAGGGCGTTCGTCTTTCCGGGCCAGGGCAGCCAAGCCGTCGGCATGGGCCGTGAGCTGGCCGAGGCGTTCGAGGTCGCGCGGCTCACCTTTGAAGAGGTGGATGACGCGCTGAACCAGCGCCTGTCCCGCCTGATGTTCGAAGGCCCCGAGGCCGACCTGACGCTGACCGAGAACGCCCAGCCGGCCCTGATGGCCGTCAGCGTCGCCGTTCTGCGGGTGCTGAAGGACCAGGGCGGGCTCGACTTGACCAGGCACGCGGCCTTCGTCGCCGGTCATTCGCTCGGCGAGTATTCGGCCCTGTGCGCCGCCGGCGCCTTCACGCTGGCCGATACCGCGCGCCTGCTGAAGCTGCGCGGCCAGGCCATGCAGAAGGCCGTGCCGGTCGGGCAGGGCGCCATGGCCGCCCTGCTGGGCGCCGAGCTGGAGCAGGCCCAGGCCATCGCCGCAGACGCCGCCAAGACCCCGGCGGGCCAGACCGAGGTCTGCACCGTCGCCAACGACAACTCGTCGGGGCAGGTGGTGATCTCCGGCCACGCCGAGGCCATCGACCGCGCCATCGTGATCGCGGCCGAGCGCGGGCTGAAGCGCACCGTGCGCCTGCCGGTCAGCGCGCCCTTCCATTGCCCGCTGATGCAGCCCGCCGCCGACGCCATGGCCGAAGCCCTGGCCAACGTGACGATCGGCGCGCCGGCGGTTCCGGTGGTCGCCAACGTGACCGCGTCGGCCGTGTCGGACCCCAACGAGATACGCCGCCTTCTGGTCGAGCAGGTGACCGGCATGGTTCGCTGGCGCGAGAGCGTGCTCTATATGAAGGAGCAGGGCATCGACACGCTGGTCGAACTCGGCTCGGGCAAGGTGCTGTCGGGTCTCGCCAAGCGCATCGACAAGGAATTGGCCGGAACCTCCGTTCAGGGCCCGGCCGACGTCGAATCGTTCCTGAAGACCCTGTGA
- the dapA gene encoding 4-hydroxy-tetrahydrodipicolinate synthase, whose amino-acid sequence MLYGSIVALLTPFKNGKVDEAAFQSFVEWQVAQGTHGLVPCGTTGESPTLSHEEHNRVVELCIEAAGGKVPVVAGTGSNSTEEAISLTQHAKKAGAAAALVVTPYYNKPTQEGLYQHFKAIHDAADLPIVIYNIPGRSVVDMSVATMARLAKLPNIIGVKDATADLARPVRLLQDVGPDFIQLSGEDATALAFNAQGGVGCISVTANIAPAQCAAMQDAWRKGDLATAYKYRDLLTPLHDSMFVETSPAPVKYAASLLGKSSDEVRLPLVAASESTRTTVRDAMKKAGLLS is encoded by the coding sequence ATGTTGTACGGTTCCATCGTCGCTCTTTTGACCCCGTTTAAAAACGGGAAAGTGGACGAGGCCGCCTTCCAGTCCTTCGTCGAGTGGCAGGTTGCGCAGGGCACCCACGGTCTCGTGCCTTGCGGCACCACCGGTGAGTCGCCGACCCTCTCCCACGAGGAGCACAACCGGGTCGTCGAGCTGTGCATCGAAGCCGCGGGCGGGAAGGTTCCGGTCGTCGCCGGCACCGGGTCGAACTCCACCGAGGAGGCGATCTCGCTGACCCAGCACGCCAAGAAGGCCGGCGCCGCCGCGGCGCTGGTCGTCACGCCCTATTACAACAAGCCGACGCAAGAAGGTCTGTACCAGCATTTCAAAGCGATCCATGACGCGGCGGATTTGCCGATCGTTATCTACAACATTCCCGGCCGCAGTGTCGTGGATATGTCGGTGGCAACGATGGCCCGCCTCGCCAAGCTGCCGAACATCATCGGCGTGAAGGACGCCACGGCGGATCTGGCCCGCCCGGTCCGCCTGCTGCAGGACGTCGGTCCCGACTTCATCCAGCTTTCGGGCGAGGACGCGACGGCGCTGGCCTTCAACGCGCAGGGCGGCGTCGGCTGCATCTCGGTGACGGCGAACATCGCGCCGGCCCAGTGCGCCGCGATGCAGGACGCCTGGCGGAAGGGCGATCTCGCCACCGCCTACAAGTACCGCGACCTGCTGACCCCGCTGCACGATTCCATGTTCGTGGAGACGAGCCCGGCCCCGGTGAAATACGCCGCCAGCCTGCTCGGCAAGTCCTCGGACGAGGTTCGCCTGCCGCTGGTCGCCGCGTCGGAGAGCACGCGGACCACCGTCCGCGACGCGATGAAGAAGGCCGGGCTGCTGTCCTAA
- a CDS encoding DUF2232 domain-containing protein — MASPLAAPLAAAIGVGVVSAFFYLAVLFGGFGALILGYLAPLPLFLAGLWLGSTASLLAGAVGTVAVLAVSSSVLVSLAYLVTAAVPVILVVRQALLARAAPDGSVEWYPPGRLLMALTGMGLAGLLGAAVLTLDQPGGLEGAVRETLSRMADQMFSAQGQQAPDPQDIWMAEVLPGFAVISWLVMTIVNGALAQGVLMRFGRNRRPAMRLDDVELPRWLATAFLLTMVAASLASDPVGFLAVNAALILSLPFAFAGLSVVHVFARRRSAKLPILIGFYMFLFLFGWPIVLMVGLGMIEQWIGLRRRLRPAGPDQEDE, encoded by the coding sequence ATGGCCTCGCCCCTGGCCGCCCCTCTGGCGGCTGCCATCGGTGTCGGCGTGGTCAGCGCATTCTTCTATCTCGCCGTTCTGTTCGGCGGGTTCGGGGCGCTGATCCTGGGCTATCTGGCGCCGCTGCCGCTGTTCCTCGCGGGACTGTGGCTCGGCTCCACCGCCTCCCTTCTCGCCGGTGCGGTGGGAACGGTGGCGGTCCTGGCGGTGTCGTCCAGCGTCCTGGTGTCTCTCGCCTATCTGGTGACCGCGGCTGTCCCGGTCATCCTGGTGGTGCGGCAGGCGCTGCTGGCGCGGGCGGCTCCCGACGGGAGTGTTGAATGGTATCCTCCGGGCCGGCTCCTGATGGCGCTGACCGGAATGGGACTGGCGGGCCTTCTGGGTGCCGCGGTTCTGACGCTCGATCAGCCCGGCGGGCTGGAGGGCGCGGTGCGGGAAACGCTGAGCCGCATGGCGGACCAGATGTTCTCCGCGCAGGGCCAACAGGCTCCGGACCCGCAGGACATCTGGATGGCCGAGGTGTTGCCGGGCTTCGCGGTGATCTCATGGCTCGTCATGACGATCGTCAACGGAGCCCTGGCACAGGGCGTCCTGATGCGGTTCGGCCGCAACCGGCGCCCCGCCATGCGGCTGGACGACGTGGAACTGCCCCGGTGGCTCGCCACCGCGTTCCTGCTGACCATGGTGGCCGCCTCGCTGGCGTCGGACCCGGTCGGGTTCCTCGCGGTCAACGCCGCGCTGATCCTGTCCCTGCCATTCGCCTTTGCCGGGCTTTCGGTGGTGCATGTGTTCGCCCGACGCCGATCGGCCAAGCTGCCGATCCTCATCGGGTTCTACATGTTCCTGTTTCTTTTCGGTTGGCCGATCGTGCTGATGGTCGGTCTGGGCATGATCGAGCAATGGATTGGGCTGCGTCGCCGTCTCCGGCCCGCCGGCCCCGATCAGGAGGACGAGTGA
- the mltG gene encoding endolytic transglycosylase MltG — MGWGLRIAAGALTVLTAGSGLVFWGALRVMAPGPLEHAETVVIPRGSGLEAIALTLEDAGVVESPILFLFAAKLQGPLKAGEYAFPAGISVDGVLEMLRQGKTVVRRFTVPEGLTSAQVVALLDAEPALTGEVKAAPKNGTVLPETYHYSYGDSRSALVERMQHAMTQALNDAWKNRGPDLPYETPQQALTMASIVEKETGVAAERAKVAGVFVNRLETGMKLQSDPTVIYALTDGSGELGRALTRNDWKFESPYNTYVAAGLPPGPIANPGRASIQAALHPEKHDFLYFVADGTGGHVFAKTLPDHNRNVAKWREVQRRQSGGAGNGDTPQD; from the coding sequence ATGGGTTGGGGCCTCCGAATCGCGGCGGGGGCGTTGACCGTCCTCACCGCGGGCAGCGGGTTGGTGTTCTGGGGTGCCCTCCGCGTGATGGCCCCCGGACCGCTTGAGCACGCCGAGACGGTCGTCATTCCACGTGGAAGCGGGCTGGAAGCCATTGCGCTGACCCTCGAAGACGCTGGGGTCGTCGAATCGCCAATTCTCTTCCTGTTCGCCGCCAAGCTCCAGGGGCCGCTGAAGGCCGGCGAGTACGCGTTCCCGGCGGGCATCAGCGTCGATGGCGTGCTGGAGATGCTGCGCCAGGGCAAGACCGTGGTCCGCCGCTTCACGGTGCCGGAAGGGTTGACCTCCGCCCAGGTGGTTGCCCTGCTCGACGCCGAGCCGGCGTTGACCGGCGAGGTGAAGGCGGCTCCGAAGAACGGGACCGTACTGCCTGAAACCTATCACTATTCTTATGGCGATTCGCGCTCGGCCCTGGTCGAGCGGATGCAGCACGCCATGACCCAGGCTCTGAACGACGCCTGGAAGAACCGCGGTCCGGACCTGCCTTACGAGACTCCGCAGCAGGCGCTGACCATGGCGTCCATCGTGGAGAAGGAAACCGGTGTCGCGGCTGAGCGCGCCAAGGTCGCAGGCGTCTTCGTCAACCGCCTGGAGACCGGCATGAAGCTCCAGTCGGACCCGACGGTGATCTACGCGCTGACCGATGGCAGCGGGGAGTTGGGGCGGGCCTTGACCCGCAACGACTGGAAATTCGAGTCGCCCTACAACACCTACGTCGCGGCAGGGCTTCCGCCGGGGCCGATCGCCAACCCGGGGCGGGCGTCCATCCAGGCGGCTTTGCACCCGGAAAAGCACGACTTCCTGTATTTCGTCGCCGATGGCACCGGCGGGCATGTCTTTGCGAAGACTTTGCCGGATCACAACCGCAACGTCGCCAAGTGGCGCGAGGTGCAGCGCCGGCAGTCGGGCGGTGCGGGCAACGGGGACACGCCGCAGGATTAG
- a CDS encoding lytic transglycosylase domain-containing protein: MIIRHATRSATRSAIAAALLGLIVLAQPAGAASLTAQDLAVYRQAFKAADNDRHDEALRIAAQASNKLPAKVIRWMALATPGGGSFDEIAAFIRENGDWPNQAQLRRQAEKAMPIDLDEDRVLAWFKQYPPLSNEGFMRHADTLLATGNAERAVRMVRDRWVEANFTSADEEQFLARYRSHLRQQEHKARIDRLLWERQEAAVRRMLPFFDEAYDLLIEARIALDGDAKNADAALARVPASLRNDPGLLFDRARYRRRKGDDAGALEIIAQAPKDMGRPQAWWTERHILARRAMVNGDHNLAYRLVTAHGQTEGSGAAEAEFLAGFLALRFLDDPSSAFNHFHKLYRSVGAPISKARGAYWCGRAAEALGQTAQAKDWYAKAAQYGTTFYGQLAARHAGNGRIALPAEPRVSNADATAFERREVVRVTKLLAEIEGNTDERVTAFLRRISLDAKEPADYVLAAKLAREVGRRDLAVAAAKDAAQNDVFLVEAGYPMIESRPAAPEIALVHAIIRQESTFNTRVVSSAGARGLMQLMPGTAQLVAGKLGVKHDTAKLISDPDYNVRLGSTYLADMIDRFNGSYIMAIAAYNAGPTRVRQWIDTYGDPRGEAIDAVDWLELIPIYETRNYVQRVMEAMLVYRARIQGAKAELNLDKEIRR; this comes from the coding sequence ATGATCATCCGACATGCCACCCGTTCCGCCACCCGTTCCGCCATTGCCGCCGCCCTGCTGGGGCTGATCGTGCTGGCCCAGCCCGCCGGGGCGGCCAGCCTGACGGCGCAGGACCTCGCCGTCTACCGGCAGGCCTTCAAGGCCGCCGACAACGACCGCCACGACGAGGCGCTGCGCATCGCCGCCCAGGCGTCCAACAAGCTGCCGGCCAAGGTGATCCGCTGGATGGCCCTGGCGACTCCCGGCGGCGGCAGCTTCGACGAGATCGCCGCCTTCATCCGCGAGAACGGCGACTGGCCCAACCAGGCGCAGCTTCGCCGTCAGGCGGAGAAGGCGATGCCCATCGACCTGGACGAGGACCGGGTGCTCGCTTGGTTCAAGCAGTACCCGCCCCTGTCCAACGAAGGCTTCATGCGCCACGCCGACACGCTGCTGGCGACCGGCAACGCCGAGCGGGCGGTGCGGATGGTGCGCGACCGCTGGGTGGAGGCGAATTTCACCTCCGCGGACGAGGAGCAGTTCCTGGCCCGCTACCGCTCCCACCTGCGCCAGCAGGAGCACAAGGCGCGCATCGACCGGCTGCTGTGGGAGCGCCAGGAAGCCGCGGTGCGCCGCATGCTGCCCTTCTTCGACGAAGCCTACGACCTGCTGATCGAGGCGCGGATCGCGCTGGACGGCGACGCCAAGAACGCCGACGCGGCCCTCGCCCGTGTCCCCGCCTCCCTGCGCAATGACCCCGGCCTGCTGTTCGACCGCGCCCGCTACCGCCGCCGCAAGGGCGACGACGCAGGCGCGCTGGAGATCATCGCCCAGGCGCCCAAGGACATGGGCCGCCCGCAGGCTTGGTGGACGGAGCGCCACATCCTGGCCCGCCGCGCCATGGTGAACGGCGACCACAACCTCGCCTACCGTCTGGTGACGGCGCATGGGCAGACCGAGGGCAGCGGCGCGGCGGAGGCGGAATTCCTCGCCGGCTTCCTGGCGCTGCGCTTCCTCGACGATCCGTCGAGCGCCTTCAACCACTTCCACAAGCTCTACCGCTCCGTCGGCGCGCCGATCAGCAAGGCGCGCGGCGCCTATTGGTGCGGCCGCGCGGCCGAGGCGCTGGGCCAGACGGCGCAGGCCAAGGACTGGTACGCCAAGGCCGCCCAGTACGGGACGACCTTCTACGGCCAGTTGGCCGCCCGCCACGCCGGGAACGGGCGCATCGCCCTGCCCGCCGAGCCGCGCGTGTCCAACGCCGACGCCACCGCCTTCGAGCGGCGGGAGGTGGTCCGCGTGACCAAGCTGCTGGCGGAGATCGAGGGCAACACCGACGAGCGGGTGACCGCCTTCCTGCGCCGCATCAGCCTCGACGCCAAGGAGCCGGCGGATTACGTGCTGGCCGCCAAGCTGGCCCGCGAGGTCGGGCGCCGCGACCTCGCCGTCGCCGCCGCGAAGGACGCCGCGCAGAACGACGTGTTCCTGGTGGAAGCCGGCTACCCGATGATCGAGAGCCGGCCGGCCGCTCCGGAAATCGCCCTGGTGCACGCCATCATCCGGCAGGAGAGCACCTTCAACACCCGCGTGGTGTCGTCGGCCGGGGCGCGCGGCCTGATGCAGCTCATGCCCGGAACGGCGCAGCTGGTCGCCGGCAAGCTGGGCGTCAAGCACGACACCGCCAAGCTGATCAGCGACCCGGACTACAACGTGCGGCTCGGCTCGACCTATCTGGCGGACATGATCGACCGCTTCAACGGCTCCTACATCATGGCCATCGCCGCCTACAACGCCGGCCCGACCCGCGTGCGTCAATGGATCGACACCTACGGCGACCCGCGCGGCGAAGCCATCGACGCCGTGGACTGGCTGGAACTGATTCCGATTTACGAAACCCGCAACTACGTGCAGCGGGTCATGGAGGCCATGCTGGTCTACCGCGCGCGCATCCAGGGCGCCAAGGCGGAGCTGAATCTGGACAAGGAAATTCGACGATGA
- the fabF gene encoding beta-ketoacyl-ACP synthase II, with amino-acid sequence MRRVVVTGLGLVTPLGVGHKLNWERLTASQSGIRAITGFDASDLASKVAGQVPRGDGDGLFNPDAFVPPKDQRKMDDFIIFAIAAAHEAIKDSGWVPQTEEERELTGVMVGSGIGGLPGIADGAVTLAEKGPRRISPFFIPACLINLASGHISIQHGFKGPNHAVVTACSTGAHAIGDASRLIMLGDADVMVAGGTEAAVSRLGVGGFAAMRALSTNFNDTPEKASRPYDKDRDGFVIGEGAGVVVLEELEHAKKRGAHIYAEVVGYGMSGDAYHISAPAEDGNGGFRAMRNALKRAGMEPSDIDYVNAHGTSTPLGDEIELGAVKRLFGAAMDNVAMSSTKSAIGHLLGAAGAVEAIYSIKAINHSLVPPTLNLENPSESCLGVNLVPKVAQERRVRAALSNSFGFGGTNASLVFKEFA; translated from the coding sequence ATGAGACGTGTCGTCGTTACCGGCCTTGGTCTGGTCACGCCGCTCGGTGTCGGCCACAAGCTCAACTGGGAGCGTCTGACCGCCAGCCAATCGGGCATCCGCGCCATCACGGGTTTTGACGCCTCCGATCTGGCCTCGAAAGTTGCCGGGCAGGTTCCGCGCGGGGATGGCGACGGGTTGTTCAACCCCGATGCCTTCGTTCCGCCGAAGGACCAGCGGAAGATGGACGATTTCATCATCTTCGCCATCGCCGCCGCCCACGAAGCGATCAAGGATTCCGGCTGGGTTCCCCAGACCGAGGAAGAGCGCGAACTCACCGGCGTCATGGTGGGCTCGGGCATCGGCGGCCTGCCGGGCATCGCCGATGGTGCGGTCACCCTGGCCGAAAAAGGCCCGCGCCGCATCTCCCCCTTCTTCATTCCGGCCTGCCTCATCAATCTGGCGTCCGGCCACATCTCCATCCAGCATGGCTTCAAGGGACCGAACCACGCGGTGGTCACGGCCTGCTCGACCGGCGCGCACGCCATCGGCGACGCTTCGCGCCTGATCATGCTGGGCGACGCGGACGTGATGGTCGCGGGCGGCACGGAAGCGGCGGTCAGCCGCCTGGGCGTCGGCGGTTTTGCCGCCATGCGCGCCCTGTCCACGAATTTCAACGACACGCCGGAAAAGGCGTCGCGTCCCTACGACAAGGACCGTGACGGCTTCGTGATCGGCGAGGGCGCCGGTGTCGTCGTCCTTGAGGAGCTGGAGCACGCCAAGAAGCGTGGCGCCCACATCTACGCCGAAGTGGTCGGCTACGGCATGTCCGGCGACGCCTACCACATCTCCGCCCCGGCGGAGGATGGCAACGGCGGCTTCCGCGCCATGCGCAACGCGCTGAAGCGGGCCGGGATGGAGCCGTCGGACATCGACTACGTCAACGCGCACGGCACCTCGACGCCGCTGGGTGACGAGATCGAGCTGGGCGCGGTGAAGCGGCTGTTCGGCGCGGCGATGGACAACGTCGCCATGTCCTCCACCAAGTCGGCCATCGGCCACCTGCTGGGAGCCGCCGGTGCGGTCGAGGCGATCTACTCGATCAAGGCGATCAACCACAGCCTGGTTCCGCCGACGCTGAACCTTGAGAATCCCTCGGAGAGCTGCCTCGGCGTCAACCTCGTTCCGAAGGTTGCGCAGGAGCGCCGCGTGCGGGCCGCGCTGTCGAACTCCTTCGGCTTCGGCGGCACCAACGCCTCCCTGGTCTTCAAGGAATTCGCCTGA
- the rpsR gene encoding 30S ribosomal protein S18: MSDKQTSGAPARTGGGPRRPFFRRRKTCPFSGANAPAIDYKDVKLLSRFISERGKIVPSRITAVSAKKQRELARAIKRARFLALLPYVVK; the protein is encoded by the coding sequence ATGTCCGACAAGCAGACCTCGGGCGCTCCGGCCCGCACCGGTGGCGGTCCCCGCCGTCCGTTCTTCCGCCGCCGCAAGACCTGCCCGTTCTCGGGCGCGAACGCCCCGGCGATCGATTACAAGGACGTCAAGCTCCTGTCCCGCTTCATCTCCGAGCGTGGCAAGATCGTGCCGAGCCGCATCACCGCGGTTTCCGCGAAGAAGCAGCGCGAGCTCGCCCGCGCCATCAAGCGCGCCCGCTTCCTGGCCCTGCTTCCCTACGTGGTGAAGTAA
- a CDS encoding acyl carrier protein, whose protein sequence is MSDVAERVKKIVVDHLGVEESKVTENASFIDDLGADSLDTVELVMAFEEEFGCEIPDDAAEKILTVKDAIDFIKANAAA, encoded by the coding sequence ATGAGCGATGTCGCCGAGCGCGTTAAGAAGATCGTTGTGGACCACCTCGGGGTCGAGGAGTCGAAGGTGACGGAGAACGCCTCCTTCATCGACGATCTCGGCGCCGACAGCCTCGACACGGTCGAGCTGGTTATGGCTTTCGAGGAAGAGTTCGGCTGCGAGATTCCGGACGACGCCGCCGAGAAGATTCTGACGGTGAAGGACGCCATCGACTTCATCAAGGCGAACGCCGCGGCCTGA
- the fabG gene encoding 3-oxoacyl-[acyl-carrier-protein] reductase, giving the protein MFDLTGKKALVTGASGGIGAQIARALHAQGATVALSGTRVAPLEALAAELGERALVVPGNLADAAGTEQLAKDAEAALGQIDILVNNAGLTRDQLAMRMKDDDWQSVLDVNLTAAFRLSRAVLRGMMKRRWGRIIGITSIVGVTGNPGQANYAASKAGMIGMSKSLAAEVASRGITVNCVAPGFITTAMTDALNSEQKDKLLTAIPSGRMGEPGEIAAGVVYLASDEAAYVTGQTLHINGGMAMI; this is encoded by the coding sequence ATGTTCGACCTGACCGGAAAGAAGGCGCTGGTCACCGGCGCCTCGGGTGGCATCGGGGCGCAGATCGCCCGCGCGCTGCACGCGCAGGGCGCCACCGTCGCCCTGTCCGGCACCCGCGTCGCCCCGCTGGAGGCGCTCGCCGCCGAGCTGGGCGAGCGCGCCCTGGTTGTGCCCGGCAACCTCGCCGATGCCGCCGGGACCGAGCAGCTCGCCAAGGACGCGGAGGCCGCCCTCGGCCAGATCGACATCCTGGTGAACAACGCCGGCCTGACCCGCGACCAGCTGGCCATGCGCATGAAGGACGACGACTGGCAGTCGGTGCTGGACGTCAACCTGACCGCCGCCTTCCGCCTGTCGCGCGCGGTGCTGCGCGGCATGATGAAGCGCCGCTGGGGCCGCATCATCGGCATCACCTCGATCGTCGGCGTCACCGGCAACCCCGGCCAGGCCAACTACGCCGCCTCCAAGGCCGGCATGATCGGCATGTCGAAGTCGCTGGCCGCGGAGGTCGCGTCGCGCGGCATCACCGTGAACTGCGTCGCGCCGGGTTTCATCACCACGGCGATGACCGACGCCCTGAATTCCGAGCAGAAGGACAAGCTGCTCACCGCCATTCCTTCCGGCCGCATGGGCGAGCCGGGGGAAATCGCCGCCGGAGTCGTGTACCTGGCGAGCGATGAGGCCGCCTATGTCACCGGCCAGACGCTGCACATCAACGGCGGCATGGCCATGATCTGA
- a CDS encoding SAM-dependent methyltransferase: MLLARLLSPALTAGALDIVGADGRRHRVGVGTPSLTLRLHDKTLHRDLVMNPRLRFGEAYMDGRLTIEGGSVYDLLALLSAGTDNVQGVLGSLRETLSPALRLIQQSNPLRRSRRNVAHHYDLSRSFFELFLDRDLQYSCAYFPTPNTGLDEAQEAKKRHIAAKLLLRPGMRVLDIGCGWGGMALYLARMTGAQVTGITLSSEQLAVARERAAHAGLAGQVRFELRDYREMEGRFDRIVSVGMFEHVGVPHYPAFFAKLRDLLAEDGVALLHAIGRSDGPGSTNPWFRKYIFPGGYSPALSEVIPAVEKAGLWNTDVEILRLHYAETLRHWRERFATRREDARAMYDERFCRMWEFYLAGAEISFRYQGHMVFQMQLARSLGAVPLVRDYMQRTEAALTEAVPPPLRTGRNVGANNA; encoded by the coding sequence ATGCTGCTTGCCCGCCTGCTCAGCCCGGCCCTGACCGCCGGCGCTCTGGACATCGTCGGCGCCGATGGGCGGAGGCACCGCGTGGGAGTCGGCACGCCGTCTCTCACGCTGCGTCTGCACGACAAGACGCTGCACCGCGACCTCGTGATGAATCCGCGGCTGCGCTTCGGCGAAGCCTACATGGACGGCCGCCTGACCATCGAGGGTGGCTCGGTCTATGATTTACTGGCGCTGCTGAGCGCCGGGACGGACAATGTCCAGGGCGTCCTGGGCAGTTTGCGGGAAACCCTCTCACCCGCGTTGCGGCTTATCCAGCAGAGCAATCCCCTGCGGCGGTCGCGGCGCAACGTGGCCCATCATTACGACCTGTCGCGCTCCTTCTTCGAGCTGTTCCTCGACCGCGACCTGCAATATTCCTGCGCCTACTTCCCCACCCCCAACACCGGGCTGGACGAGGCGCAGGAGGCCAAGAAACGGCACATTGCCGCGAAGCTGCTGCTTCGGCCGGGCATGCGGGTGTTGGACATCGGTTGCGGCTGGGGCGGCATGGCGCTCTATCTCGCCCGCATGACCGGCGCCCAGGTTACCGGAATCACGCTGTCCAGCGAACAGCTCGCCGTGGCGCGGGAGCGGGCGGCCCATGCCGGGCTGGCCGGTCAGGTCCGCTTCGAGCTGCGCGACTACCGGGAGATGGAGGGACGTTTCGACCGCATCGTCTCGGTCGGCATGTTCGAGCATGTCGGGGTGCCCCATTATCCGGCCTTCTTCGCCAAGCTGCGCGACCTGCTGGCCGAGGACGGGGTCGCGTTGCTTCATGCCATCGGCCGGTCGGACGGGCCGGGTTCCACCAACCCATGGTTCCGGAAATACATCTTCCCAGGCGGCTACTCGCCCGCCCTGTCGGAGGTGATCCCGGCGGTGGAAAAGGCCGGGCTGTGGAACACCGACGTCGAAATTCTGCGCCTTCACTACGCCGAGACGCTGCGCCATTGGCGGGAGCGGTTCGCGACCCGGCGGGAGGACGCCCGCGCGATGTACGACGAACGCTTCTGCCGGATGTGGGAGTTCTATCTGGCGGGGGCGGAGATCAGCTTCCGCTACCAGGGGCACATGGTTTTCCAGATGCAGCTCGCCCGTTCCCTGGGCGCCGTCCCGCTCGTCCGCGATTACATGCAGCGCACCGAGGCGGCCTTGACCGAGGCAGTCCCGCCACCCTTGCGGACGGGTCGGAACGTCGGCGCCAACAACGCGTGA
- the rplI gene encoding 50S ribosomal protein L9, translating into MEVILLERVEKLGQMGQVVKVRPGFARNYLLPQKKAMRATKANMAFFEKQKAHLEAVNLERRKDAEQVAAKMNDVTVVVIRQAGETGVLYGSVTPRDVADALDAAGYKVDRKQVSIETPIKTLGLFKLRVVLHPEVSISVTVNVARSQEEAELQLSRGGMVTAADLRDDEDEIEEAPEAAEAEVSEEG; encoded by the coding sequence ATGGAAGTTATTCTGCTGGAGCGGGTCGAGAAGCTCGGCCAGATGGGCCAGGTCGTGAAGGTGCGTCCCGGCTTCGCCCGCAACTATCTGCTGCCGCAGAAGAAGGCCATGCGCGCCACCAAGGCGAACATGGCGTTCTTCGAGAAGCAGAAGGCCCACCTGGAGGCCGTCAACCTCGAGCGCCGCAAGGACGCCGAGCAGGTTGCCGCCAAGATGAACGACGTGACGGTCGTCGTGATCCGTCAGGCCGGCGAGACCGGCGTGCTGTACGGTTCGGTGACGCCGCGCGACGTCGCGGACGCCCTTGACGCTGCCGGCTACAAGGTCGACCGCAAGCAGGTGTCGATCGAGACCCCGATCAAGACGCTGGGCCTGTTCAAGCTGCGCGTCGTCCTGCACCCCGAGGTGAGCATCTCCGTCACGGTGAACGTCGCCCGCTCGCAGGAAGAGGCTGAACTGCAGCTCTCCCGCGGCGGCATGGTCACCGCGGCCGACCTGCGCGACGACGAGGACGAGATCGAGGAGGCCCCCGAGGCCGCCGAGGCCGAGGTTTCCGAGGAGGGCTGA
- the rpsF gene encoding 30S ribosomal protein S6, translated as MALYECVLIARQDISAAQAEQLGEQFAQIIRDNGGQVAKTEYWGLKTLTYKIKKNRKGHYTLFNLDAPAAAVLEMERNMGINEDVLRFMTVRVDALDANPSVMMQSRGERGDRGDRGDRGPRRFEDRGPRPPRRQEPTVAEGENA; from the coding sequence ATGGCTCTTTACGAGTGCGTGCTGATCGCGCGCCAGGACATCTCGGCCGCCCAGGCCGAGCAGCTCGGCGAGCAGTTCGCCCAGATCATTCGCGACAACGGCGGCCAGGTCGCCAAGACCGAATACTGGGGTCTGAAGACGCTCACCTACAAGATCAAGAAGAACCGCAAGGGTCACTACACCCTGTTCAACCTTGACGCCCCCGCCGCCGCCGTCCTCGAGATGGAGCGCAACATGGGCATCAACGAGGACGTGCTGCGCTTCATGACCGTCCGCGTCGATGCGCTGGACGCCAACCCGTCGGTGATGATGCAGAGCCGCGGCGAGCGTGGTGACCGCGGCGATCGCGGCGACCGCGGCCCGCGCCGCTTCGAGGATCGTGGCCCGCGCCCGCCGCGTCGCCAGGAGCCCACCGTTGCCGAAGGGGAGAACGCCTAA